In Leptodesmis sichuanensis A121, the following are encoded in one genomic region:
- a CDS encoding NAD(P)H-quinone oxidoreductase subunit F, producing MAPLFMQSIWLVPCYSLVGAVLSVLWFPSITRKTGPRPAGYVNALMTLISFVHSLIALSETLGHPAYQLSFTWLSVAGLSLDWPIVVSSLTVGALALICGLNLLAQVFAIGYMEMDWGWARFFAMLALFEAGMCALVLTDSLFFSYIILEILTLCTYLLIGIWFNQSLVVTGARDAFLTKRIGDLFLLMGLLALYPLSHTWNYSELAEWAKTAQVDPTAIALIGLALIAGPMGKCAQFPLHLWLDEAMEGPIPASILRNSVVVATGAWVLVKLEPVLALSPLAMNACIFIGGVTAVGGAMIAIAQIDVKRALSYLVSAYMGVVFIAVGVGETKAALMLVLTHAVAMALMLMPVGGVIWNCITQDLRQYGGLWARRPMSGLSFLVGLAGLVALPPFGTFWSMLELADGLWNTRPWLVGLLLIVNILTAFGLTRVFSLIWGNQPQPMTARSPEVFWPMTLPMMILMGFTLHLPLVMQATGLLPSWAEINQDVALLLFWSSVFGIGLGGVVYLNQAIAKPIQLPWKGIQDLLAYDFYTRDLYRSSVVLVVDVVSRITSWLDKYLMDGLINLFGTVTAASGQSLRYSTTGKSQFYMLTILLGISALILWATWPFLSHLSFVFSVSAPTQQPLG from the coding sequence ATGGCTCCTCTTTTCATGCAAAGCATCTGGTTGGTGCCATGTTATTCGTTGGTTGGGGCGGTTCTTTCAGTCCTTTGGTTCCCCTCCATTACCCGAAAAACTGGCCCCCGTCCGGCTGGCTACGTCAATGCCTTGATGACATTGATTTCATTTGTCCATTCTTTAATTGCACTTTCGGAAACCCTGGGCCACCCAGCTTATCAGCTTTCATTCACCTGGTTGAGTGTGGCGGGATTGAGCCTGGACTGGCCGATCGTTGTTTCGTCTTTAACTGTGGGAGCACTCGCTCTCATTTGTGGCCTCAACCTGCTGGCTCAAGTCTTTGCGATCGGCTATATGGAAATGGACTGGGGCTGGGCACGCTTCTTTGCGATGCTGGCCCTGTTTGAAGCAGGGATGTGCGCTCTGGTGCTCACAGACTCCCTGTTCTTCAGCTACATCATTTTAGAGATTCTGACCCTTTGTACTTATCTACTTATTGGTATCTGGTTCAACCAGTCACTTGTCGTGACTGGGGCGCGGGATGCGTTTCTCACCAAGCGGATTGGCGACCTGTTTTTATTGATGGGCTTACTGGCGCTTTATCCGCTTTCCCATACCTGGAACTATTCCGAGTTAGCCGAGTGGGCTAAGACAGCGCAAGTTGATCCAACCGCGATCGCTCTCATTGGTCTGGCCTTAATTGCTGGCCCCATGGGTAAATGTGCTCAGTTTCCGCTGCACCTGTGGCTGGATGAAGCGATGGAAGGCCCGATTCCCGCTTCCATTCTGCGCAACTCAGTCGTTGTAGCAACTGGAGCCTGGGTACTGGTGAAATTAGAGCCTGTGTTGGCCCTGTCTCCCCTGGCAATGAATGCCTGTATTTTTATCGGCGGGGTCACGGCAGTCGGTGGTGCAATGATTGCAATCGCTCAAATTGATGTTAAACGTGCTCTGTCCTACCTGGTGAGCGCCTACATGGGTGTGGTGTTCATCGCGGTAGGGGTGGGTGAAACTAAAGCCGCTCTCATGCTGGTGCTAACTCACGCGGTTGCCATGGCTCTGATGCTGATGCCCGTGGGTGGAGTCATCTGGAATTGCATTACTCAGGATCTGCGTCAGTATGGTGGGCTGTGGGCACGTCGTCCCATGTCTGGCTTATCGTTCCTGGTGGGGCTGGCTGGTCTGGTTGCCTTACCCCCGTTTGGCACCTTCTGGTCCATGCTGGAACTCGCTGATGGCCTATGGAATACTCGTCCCTGGTTAGTCGGCCTGTTGCTGATTGTGAATATCCTGACGGCCTTTGGCTTAACTCGCGTATTTTCCTTAATTTGGGGTAATCAGCCGCAGCCCATGACCGCCCGATCGCCAGAGGTCTTCTGGCCGATGACACTGCCGATGATGATTTTGATGGGTTTCACCCTGCACCTGCCGCTGGTCATGCAGGCCACAGGACTGTTGCCAAGCTGGGCTGAAATCAATCAGGATGTCGCTCTGCTGTTGTTCTGGTCGAGCGTGTTTGGCATTGGCCTGGGTGGAGTGGTCTACCTGAATCAGGCGATCGCCAAACCCATTCAGCTTCCCTGGAAAGGCATACAGGACTTGCTGGCCTACGACTTTTACACCCGCGACCTGTACCGCTCCAGTGTCGTGCTGGTAGTGGATGTGGTTTCCCGCATCACCTCCTGGTTGGATAAATATCTGATGGATGGACTGATTAACCTGTTTGGTACTGTCACAGCCGCCAGTGGTCAGAGCTTGCGATACAGCACCACGGGCAAGTCCCAGTTCTATATGCTGACCATTTTGTTGGGTATCTCTGCCCTGATTTTGTGGGCAACCTGGCCTTTCCTATCCCATCTGTCCTTCGTTTTCAGTGTCAGTGCGCCGACCCAACAGCCCCTCGGCTAA
- a CDS encoding NADH-quinone oxidoreductase subunit M → MLSALICLPVLGAIVIGFWPGKVAAARARLGALGVAGVAALLNIWLLAQFNVNVTDLQFQESFPWISALGLNYTLGVDGLSLPLITLTSLLTLVVLFSQVGLSKVANPDRLRLFYILVLLVNAGVVGALVSQNLLLFLLFYELELIPFYLLVVIWGGQKREYAAMKLLIYTAVSGILILAAFLAVGWLSGASSFDYADIKTGALSQRAQLILLTLMLVGFGIKIPLVPLHTWLPDAYVEASTPVAILLGGIFSKLGTYGLVRFCVGLFPETWSLVAPGLSIIASVCIIYGALAAISQKDIKRMVAYSSIGHMGYVLLGAAALTPLAMVGAVSQMVSHGLILALLFYLVGVIEDKVGTRELDVLNGLLNPLRGLPTVSALLILGGMASAGIPGLVGFVAEFLIFQGSFTTFPLPTLLAVAGSGLTAVYFVILLNRTCFGRLDNYTAYYPKVTGLEKLPALIMTALIFWLGVQPTWLVKWIEPTSTSLVAAASPSAIEQVAVSASPAQTAQY, encoded by the coding sequence ATGCTGAGTGCATTAATTTGCTTACCCGTTTTAGGAGCTATCGTCATCGGGTTCTGGCCTGGAAAAGTAGCCGCCGCTCGCGCTCGTCTGGGCGCTTTGGGGGTTGCTGGTGTGGCCGCTTTACTGAATATCTGGTTACTGGCCCAGTTTAACGTTAATGTCACTGATTTACAGTTCCAGGAATCCTTCCCCTGGATCAGTGCCCTGGGGTTGAACTATACCCTGGGGGTAGATGGCCTTTCCCTACCGTTGATCACGCTCACCAGCCTCCTGACACTGGTGGTTCTGTTCAGCCAGGTCGGATTGAGCAAGGTCGCCAATCCCGATCGCCTGCGACTGTTCTACATCCTGGTACTGCTGGTGAATGCCGGAGTCGTGGGTGCCCTGGTGTCCCAAAACCTGCTGCTGTTCCTGCTGTTTTACGAACTGGAACTAATTCCGTTCTATCTGCTCGTCGTCATCTGGGGCGGGCAGAAGCGGGAATATGCCGCCATGAAGCTGCTGATTTACACGGCTGTCTCTGGAATTCTGATTCTGGCCGCCTTCCTGGCGGTGGGCTGGCTGAGTGGAGCCTCCAGTTTTGACTACGCCGATATCAAAACAGGTGCTTTATCTCAGCGTGCTCAACTGATCTTGTTAACGTTGATGCTAGTTGGCTTTGGCATCAAGATTCCGCTGGTTCCCTTGCATACCTGGTTGCCAGATGCTTATGTAGAAGCGTCTACTCCGGTAGCCATCCTGCTGGGAGGAATTTTCTCTAAGTTGGGAACGTATGGTCTGGTTCGCTTCTGTGTCGGTCTGTTTCCCGAAACCTGGTCACTGGTTGCTCCAGGACTGTCCATCATTGCTTCCGTTTGCATCATCTATGGAGCATTAGCCGCTATTTCCCAAAAAGACATCAAGCGTATGGTGGCCTATAGCTCGATCGGTCACATGGGCTATGTCCTGCTCGGTGCAGCGGCCCTGACTCCTCTGGCTATGGTGGGTGCAGTTTCCCAAATGGTCAGCCACGGTTTAATTCTGGCGCTGCTGTTTTATCTGGTTGGGGTGATTGAGGATAAAGTCGGCACCCGTGAACTGGATGTCTTGAATGGTTTGTTGAATCCATTACGCGGTCTCCCCACAGTGAGTGCATTGCTGATTCTGGGTGGCATGGCAAGTGCCGGAATTCCGGGTCTGGTTGGGTTTGTTGCTGAGTTTCTGATTTTCCAGGGATCCTTTACCACCTTCCCCCTGCCTACCCTGCTGGCTGTTGCAGGCTCAGGATTGACTGCCGTTTACTTTGTGATTCTGCTGAACCGCACGTGCTTCGGTCGATTAGACAATTACACTGCCTACTACCCGAAAGTGACTGGCCTGGAAAAGCTGCCCGCCCTGATCATGACTGCCCTGATCTTTTGGCTGGGAGTACAACCCACCTGGTTGGTGAAATGGATTGAACCGACATCCACATCTCTGGTCGCAGCAGCTTCCCCGTCTGCGATCGAGCAAGTCGCGGTTAGTGCATCCCCCGCTCAAACCGCTCAGTACTGA
- a CDS encoding DUF2996 domain-containing protein translates to MSEETPAKEAPPAAQDAKPAAKPKKDKPPALEDKPFADFIQQDFLPALKKGIEEQGIPSVDLSFEKRKVNVVGFSQMPECWQVIGRWSSGYKQTREFNLYFFDENINGAKGFSYAESGSKPSTLESFRIDERKSDLNLLVFWTLQRLNAQKWLVRN, encoded by the coding sequence ATGTCAGAAGAAACTCCCGCTAAAGAAGCACCTCCCGCTGCCCAAGACGCTAAACCAGCAGCCAAACCCAAGAAAGACAAGCCGCCTGCGTTAGAAGATAAGCCCTTTGCTGACTTCATCCAGCAAGACTTTTTACCGGCCTTGAAGAAGGGGATTGAAGAGCAGGGCATCCCATCCGTTGACCTGTCTTTTGAAAAGCGCAAGGTGAATGTGGTGGGTTTCAGCCAGATGCCAGAATGCTGGCAGGTGATTGGCCGTTGGAGCAGTGGCTATAAGCAAACTCGCGAGTTTAATCTCTACTTCTTTGATGAAAACATTAACGGCGCAAAAGGGTTCTCCTATGCCGAGAGCGGCAGCAAACCCAGCACTCTCGAATCCTTCCGCATTGACGAACGCAAGTCAGACTTAAACCTGCTCGTCTTCTGGACGCTGCAACGCCTGAATGCCCAGAAATGGCTGGTGAGAAATTAA
- a CDS encoding CO2 hydration protein, protein MNMATTAATKLPPSNHPLAEVIHRLEAGGSMVPDTPENLMKIIGMYKAYSVPMDFYWRDLLYLGERVFIDPLPFFKYLPTEDYWKLHNHYAGDDADLRIWRGGAEYHPELKEFLEKGEMGKMPRLLHHLLHDRINMEFSEDLARAMMWHRMSGKLEAFLDSEEYINNANWAIVAYLKANPLYTPLLALHKLFPQMFLEQARMATYMSILGLFWEIMAPVFFEMSDRYDEGSISTVPEAMDFLVNGIFAIAGRPIYHHVYIKGECYEIIPKSKGFMWLYEAAWPYVEAVFYRTAPFRGTKSYNAQANEVPSEQIDFHYGILFADKFPVGTAGIPPTLLHQDMYHFLPPYLKEHFLQNCRGEDDILVQLGIAFQRSMYNVTSAVLQATRAALLYPLDDPNPRHLQANRDFFEAQMDRFIRPQYGIANACRIRMIQTDTYK, encoded by the coding sequence ATGAACATGGCCACCACTGCCGCTACCAAATTGCCACCCTCGAACCATCCCCTCGCCGAAGTGATCCACCGTTTAGAAGCAGGAGGGTCGATGGTTCCCGATACGCCGGAAAATTTGATGAAAATCATTGGCATGTATAAAGCGTACTCTGTGCCAATGGACTTCTACTGGCGTGACCTGCTGTATCTGGGTGAACGAGTCTTTATTGATCCGCTGCCGTTCTTCAAGTACTTACCGACTGAAGATTACTGGAAGTTGCACAATCACTACGCTGGAGATGATGCCGATCTGCGGATTTGGCGAGGCGGCGCGGAATACCACCCGGAGTTAAAGGAATTTCTGGAGAAGGGTGAAATGGGCAAAATGCCCCGCCTGCTGCACCACCTGTTGCACGATCGCATCAATATGGAATTCTCCGAAGACCTGGCACGGGCGATGATGTGGCACCGGATGAGCGGTAAGTTGGAGGCATTCCTGGATTCTGAGGAATACATCAATAATGCCAACTGGGCGATCGTGGCCTATTTGAAAGCAAATCCCCTGTACACGCCCCTGCTGGCTCTGCACAAGTTATTCCCGCAAATGTTCCTGGAACAGGCTCGCATGGCCACTTATATGTCGATTCTGGGACTGTTCTGGGAAATTATGGCTCCCGTGTTCTTTGAAATGTCCGATCGCTACGACGAGGGAAGCATCAGCACCGTGCCAGAGGCGATGGATTTCCTGGTGAATGGGATTTTTGCGATCGCGGGTCGCCCCATTTACCACCATGTCTACATCAAGGGTGAATGCTACGAAATCATTCCCAAGTCGAAGGGCTTTATGTGGCTGTATGAAGCGGCCTGGCCCTACGTGGAAGCCGTCTTTTACCGCACGGCACCATTCCGGGGCACCAAGTCCTATAACGCTCAGGCCAATGAAGTGCCCAGTGAACAAATTGATTTCCACTACGGCATTTTGTTTGCAGATAAGTTTCCAGTCGGCACCGCAGGCATTCCTCCCACTCTGCTGCACCAGGATATGTACCACTTCCTGCCCCCCTACTTAAAGGAGCACTTCTTGCAAAATTGCCGGGGTGAAGACGACATTCTCGTGCAGTTGGGAATCGCCTTCCAGCGATCGATGTATAACGTTACCTCAGCCGTATTACAAGCTACCCGTGCCGCCTTGCTGTATCCTCTGGATGATCCCAATCCCAGACACCTGCAAGCCAATCGGGACTTTTTTGAAGCCCAAATGGATCGCTTCATTCGTCCCCAGTACGGTATTGCCAATGCCTGCCGCATTCGCATGATTCAAACCGATACCTATAAGTAG
- the tnpC gene encoding IS66 family transposase, protein MSQSKRFLQLSEAEIRSIYAQGEVAVVSLVTQLLERLNSLEAEVKELQGRLSKDSRNSSKPPSSDGFGKRTNSLRRKSEKSSGGQAGHQGQTLEWRREPDVVERHRVEVCRGCGSSLATVAAEEVLARQVFDLPPIELKVSEHQVEVKSCPHCGQVNQGSFPPEAATVVQYGPRIKGMMVYLMEGQLLPSNRVCETLRDLVGVMVSEGTLYTSREQCFEDLTSIESAIQRAIQDSDVVHFDETGLRVNQCLWWLHVAATDGLTYYFVHPKRGQAAMNEMGILPEFRGHAVHDGWKSYQGYECEHVLCNAHHLRELQFILEHYGQAWAFQMSLLLVTIYHWVETLKAEGKSALPSADWVAFEARYQAILKEGFAANPLPAPVKTRARKRGRPKRSPPRNLLERLQQHQGSVLSFMQDFRLPFDNNQAERDLRMMKLKQKISGSFRSEDGARQFCRIRGYLATLRKQGLNVLDALFNLFAGNPQSPLPQPE, encoded by the coding sequence ATGAGCCAATCAAAGCGTTTCCTGCAACTGAGTGAAGCCGAGATCCGGTCTATCTACGCCCAGGGAGAAGTGGCCGTCGTGAGTTTAGTCACCCAGTTACTGGAGCGCCTCAACAGCCTGGAAGCCGAAGTCAAAGAACTGCAAGGGCGTTTAAGCAAAGATAGTCGCAACAGTAGTAAACCACCCTCAAGTGATGGGTTTGGCAAACGCACCAACAGCTTACGTCGTAAAAGTGAAAAGTCATCCGGGGGTCAAGCCGGTCATCAGGGACAAACCCTCGAATGGCGGAGAGAACCGGATGTCGTAGAGCGGCACCGAGTCGAAGTGTGTCGTGGGTGTGGCAGCTCATTAGCAACAGTAGCCGCGGAAGAGGTTTTAGCGCGTCAAGTGTTTGACCTGCCGCCGATAGAGCTAAAGGTAAGCGAGCATCAAGTCGAAGTGAAAAGTTGCCCCCATTGTGGCCAGGTGAACCAGGGGAGTTTTCCACCCGAGGCCGCCACAGTGGTTCAGTACGGTCCCCGCATCAAGGGAATGATGGTGTATCTGATGGAAGGGCAATTATTGCCCTCAAATCGAGTCTGTGAGACCCTCAGAGATCTGGTAGGGGTGATGGTCTCAGAAGGCACTCTCTACACCAGTCGAGAGCAGTGTTTTGAGGACCTCACCTCCATCGAGTCAGCGATTCAGCGAGCCATCCAGGACTCGGATGTGGTTCACTTCGATGAAACCGGGCTGCGGGTCAATCAGTGTCTGTGGTGGCTGCACGTGGCGGCAACCGATGGGTTGACCTACTACTTTGTGCATCCTAAACGGGGTCAGGCGGCGATGAATGAGATGGGGATTTTGCCGGAGTTTAGGGGCCATGCTGTCCATGATGGCTGGAAAAGCTACCAGGGTTATGAGTGTGAGCATGTCCTATGTAATGCCCATCACCTCAGAGAGTTGCAGTTCATCCTAGAGCACTATGGTCAAGCGTGGGCCTTTCAGATGAGCCTACTGTTGGTGACTATTTACCACTGGGTTGAGACCCTCAAGGCTGAGGGTAAAAGCGCCTTACCCTCGGCAGATTGGGTTGCCTTTGAGGCTCGTTATCAAGCCATCTTGAAGGAGGGATTTGCGGCAAATCCGCTCCCTGCGCCTGTTAAGACCAGAGCCAGGAAACGCGGACGACCCAAACGCTCTCCCCCACGCAACCTGCTGGAGCGTCTCCAGCAGCATCAAGGGTCGGTGCTCAGTTTTATGCAGGATTTCCGTCTCCCGTTTGACAACAATCAGGCCGAACGGGATCTGCGCATGATGAAACTGAAGCAGAAAATTTCGGGTAGTTTTCGTTCTGAGGATGGGGCTAGACAGTTTTGTCGCATCCGGGGTTACCTGGCGACCTTGCGCAAGCAGGGGCTGAATGTCTTGGATGCTCTGTTCAACCTGTTTGCTGGTAACCCTCAATCACCCTTGCCTCAGCCTGAGTAG
- a CDS encoding HEAT repeat domain-containing protein — protein MVTYFCPNCWNKVDGKDAVCSHCGFSLTEYSNLSYEKSLILSLHSPIMNNRMIAIQILGELRSQEALPGFKEILETENDFYSLREVLYALSKFDCPESEAMISAATKHPSKLVREFAERMLSKRQRNKEI, from the coding sequence ATGGTGACTTACTTTTGCCCAAATTGTTGGAATAAAGTAGATGGAAAAGATGCGGTATGTTCTCATTGCGGGTTCAGTCTTACTGAATATTCAAATCTTTCTTATGAGAAATCGTTGATTCTATCACTTCATAGCCCAATCATGAACAATCGCATGATTGCAATTCAAATATTAGGTGAGTTGCGTAGCCAAGAAGCTCTGCCAGGATTCAAAGAGATACTCGAAACTGAGAACGATTTTTATTCGTTGAGAGAGGTTTTATATGCTCTCTCAAAATTCGACTGTCCTGAAAGTGAAGCAATGATCTCAGCAGCCACAAAACATCCTTCTAAGCTTGTAAGAGAATTTGCAGAAAGAATGCTTTCAAAACGACAGCGTAACAAGGAAATTTAG
- a CDS encoding alpha/beta fold hydrolase, translated as MSQVAASPIALNVMTQGQGFPILCLHGHPGSGQSLTVFTRHLSQRFQTIAPDLRGYGGSQTTAEFEMLDHLVDLKALLDQRQIQQCLILGWSLGGILAIEMALRFPERVSGLILVATSARPWGNHPPISWQDNFYTGLASVLNRLSPGWQWNIDQFGKRSLYRYLVQQHTPETYQYLAAAAMPAYLQTSRLATRALFKAIRQGYNRLPDLGKIQCPCLVLAGECDRHITAASSQETAHLLPNAEWHCYPNTAHLFPWEIPQTVLSNIDDWLQRHPQRESFKF; from the coding sequence GTGTCTCAAGTTGCTGCTTCCCCGATCGCGCTCAATGTAATGACTCAGGGGCAGGGATTTCCGATTCTCTGTCTGCATGGTCATCCTGGCTCTGGGCAGAGCCTGACTGTATTTACCCGGCATTTATCGCAACGGTTTCAGACGATCGCGCCGGATCTGCGGGGGTATGGCGGTAGCCAGACGACGGCAGAGTTTGAGATGCTTGATCATCTGGTGGATCTGAAGGCGTTGCTGGATCAACGGCAGATTCAGCAATGTCTGATTTTGGGGTGGTCGCTGGGGGGCATTCTGGCGATCGAAATGGCCTTGCGATTTCCCGAACGAGTCAGTGGGCTGATTCTAGTGGCCACGTCTGCTCGTCCCTGGGGAAACCATCCGCCGATTAGCTGGCAGGATAATTTCTACACCGGGTTAGCCTCAGTGCTCAATCGTCTCAGTCCCGGTTGGCAATGGAATATTGATCAGTTTGGCAAGCGATCGCTTTACCGCTATCTGGTGCAACAACACACTCCAGAGACGTACCAGTATTTAGCGGCAGCGGCCATGCCTGCTTACTTACAAACCTCACGCTTGGCGACTCGCGCCCTGTTTAAAGCGATTCGGCAGGGGTACAATCGTCTGCCTGATCTGGGAAAAATCCAATGTCCCTGTCTGGTTCTGGCGGGAGAATGCGATCGCCACATTACCGCCGCATCCAGTCAGGAAACGGCTCACTTGCTTCCCAATGCCGAATGGCACTGCTACCCCAATACTGCCCATCTTTTCCCCTGGGAAATTCCCCAAACAGTTCTCTCAAATATTGATGATTGGTTGCAGCGCCATCCTCAAAGGGAAAGTTTTAAGTTCTGA
- the hemE gene encoding uroporphyrinogen decarboxylase, translated as MTGSTQVPYLLRAARGEILERPPVWMMRQAGRYMKVYRDLRDRYPSFRDRSEKPELAIEISLQPFRAFQPDGVILFSDILTPLPGLGIPFDIVESRGPIIDPPIRSLEQIRQLRPFDPEESLPFIRQILQALRQEVGNQATVLGFVGAPWTLAAYAIEGKSSKDYTVIKSMAFNEPAMLHEFLGKLADAIATYVRYQIDSGAQVVQMFDSWAGQLSPQDYDTFALPYQQRIVQQVKETHPDTPLILYISGSAGVLERMGKSGVDIVSVDWTVDMAEARQRLGANIGVQGNVDPCALFGSKEFIRDRILDTIRKAGRSKHILNLGHGILPNTPEENAAFFFETAKHVNQLILA; from the coding sequence ATGACTGGGTCAACCCAGGTTCCTTACCTGTTAAGAGCGGCTCGGGGTGAAATTTTGGAGCGCCCGCCCGTGTGGATGATGCGTCAGGCTGGCCGCTACATGAAAGTCTACCGGGACTTGCGCGATCGCTACCCATCTTTCCGGGATCGCTCAGAGAAGCCAGAACTGGCGATCGAAATCTCTCTGCAACCATTCCGGGCATTTCAACCCGATGGTGTGATTCTTTTCTCCGATATTCTTACCCCCCTGCCAGGATTGGGGATTCCCTTCGACATCGTGGAAAGTCGGGGGCCAATTATTGATCCGCCTATTCGATCGCTGGAACAAATTCGTCAGTTACGCCCCTTTGATCCAGAAGAGTCCCTGCCCTTCATCCGCCAGATTCTGCAAGCCCTGCGGCAGGAAGTCGGGAATCAGGCGACTGTGTTGGGGTTTGTCGGTGCTCCCTGGACGCTGGCTGCCTATGCGATCGAGGGTAAAAGTTCCAAAGATTACACCGTGATCAAAAGCATGGCGTTTAATGAACCAGCCATGTTGCACGAGTTCCTGGGTAAGCTGGCGGATGCGATCGCCACTTATGTTCGCTACCAGATTGATTCCGGTGCTCAGGTAGTGCAAATGTTTGACTCCTGGGCAGGTCAACTCAGTCCTCAAGACTACGACACCTTCGCCCTGCCTTACCAGCAACGGATTGTGCAACAGGTGAAGGAAACTCATCCTGATACTCCATTGATCCTATATATCAGTGGCAGTGCCGGGGTGCTGGAGCGGATGGGCAAGTCCGGTGTGGATATTGTCAGCGTGGACTGGACGGTGGATATGGCTGAAGCCCGTCAACGCCTGGGAGCCAATATCGGAGTACAAGGCAATGTGGATCCCTGTGCGCTGTTCGGTTCTAAAGAGTTCATTCGCGATCGCATCCTGGATACGATTCGCAAAGCAGGTCGATCAAAACACATTTTGAATCTGGGACATGGTATTCTGCCAAACACCCCCGAAGAGAATGCAGCCTTTTTCTTTGAGACGGCCAAGCATGTGAATCAATTGATTCTCGCCTAG
- a CDS encoding NAD-dependent epimerase/dehydratase family protein — MTSKRIFVTGASGCVGHYLVETLIQETNHDLFLLVRNPGKLRIDYEARPGITVLQGDMREIEQFSDLLKTMDCAILAATAWGGPQEVFDVNVVKTIRLLNLLDPEVCEQVFYFSTASILDRQNQLLKEAGDIGTDYVRSKYVCFRQLSKLAIAPKIVTLFPTLLLGGDAQKPYSHISEGIAKESKWINLLRFFSIDGSFHYIHAKDIAQLVWYFLEHPLLEDEPHELVLGNPAITADQAIEEACAYLNKPIYFRIPLTQRLLDLIFAILRIKVEAWDRFAMKYRHFIHQNPITPGSFGMPTYCSTFADVLKLSGVMPRKKR; from the coding sequence ATGACATCCAAACGGATTTTCGTGACTGGTGCCAGTGGCTGTGTTGGTCACTACCTGGTCGAAACCCTCATTCAAGAAACGAATCATGATTTGTTTCTGCTGGTCAGGAACCCAGGCAAGCTGAGAATTGACTACGAAGCTCGTCCGGGGATTACTGTCTTGCAGGGAGATATGCGGGAGATTGAGCAATTCAGCGATCTCCTGAAGACAATGGATTGTGCGATTTTGGCAGCGACGGCCTGGGGTGGGCCGCAGGAGGTTTTTGATGTCAATGTGGTAAAAACGATTCGCCTGTTGAATCTGTTAGATCCAGAGGTGTGTGAACAGGTCTTCTACTTCTCTACAGCCAGCATCCTGGATCGTCAGAATCAACTCCTGAAAGAGGCTGGAGATATCGGCACGGATTATGTGCGCTCTAAATATGTCTGTTTTCGCCAACTCAGTAAACTGGCGATCGCGCCCAAGATAGTTACCCTATTTCCCACGTTGCTGCTGGGGGGGGACGCACAAAAGCCCTATTCTCATATTTCGGAAGGCATTGCCAAGGAATCCAAGTGGATCAATCTGCTGCGTTTTTTCAGTATTGATGGCAGCTTCCATTACATTCATGCCAAGGACATTGCCCAATTGGTCTGGTATTTTCTGGAGCATCCTCTGCTAGAGGATGAGCCGCATGAACTGGTATTAGGGAATCCGGCGATCACCGCAGACCAGGCGATCGAGGAAGCCTGTGCTTATCTCAATAAGCCGATCTATTTCCGCATCCCCCTGACCCAACGCTTACTCGATCTGATTTTTGCCATTCTGAGAATTAAAGTAGAGGCATGGGATCGGTTTGCTATGAAGTATCGGCATTTTATTCACCAAAATCCCATTACCCCTGGTTCCTTTGGTATGCCGACTTATTGTTCTACCTTTGCGGATGTTTTGAAATTAAGCGGGGTCATGCCTCGTAAAAAACGGTAA
- a CDS encoding tetratricopeptide repeat protein, whose amino-acid sequence MNESPVSVLLDDLKNADEVVRDRATRELWRMWFEQKGLVGLETLRRAQILLELRDFDKAEDILNTLLVKHPDFAEAWNRRAVLHYIQGHYLEAIADCEAVIRLNSIHFGALHGLGLCHMALGNYKAAIQAFQQALAVQPYSLENQRLILECTFSLS is encoded by the coding sequence ATGAACGAGTCACCTGTTTCCGTATTGCTCGATGACTTAAAGAATGCCGACGAGGTTGTTCGCGATCGCGCCACTCGTGAATTATGGCGGATGTGGTTTGAGCAAAAGGGGTTGGTGGGATTAGAAACCCTCCGGCGAGCGCAAATCTTATTAGAACTCCGAGACTTTGACAAGGCTGAAGACATCTTAAATACCTTGCTGGTAAAACATCCTGACTTTGCCGAAGCCTGGAATCGACGGGCCGTCCTGCACTACATTCAGGGCCATTATCTGGAGGCGATCGCCGATTGTGAAGCGGTGATCCGGCTGAATTCCATTCATTTTGGCGCTTTACACGGTTTGGGACTGTGCCACATGGCCTTGGGCAATTACAAGGCAGCGATTCAAGCCTTCCAACAAGCCTTAGCGGTGCAGCCCTACTCCCTGGAGAATCAACGGTTGATCCTGGAATGTACGTTTTCCCTGAGCTAA